The Salmo salar chromosome ssa02, Ssal_v3.1, whole genome shotgun sequence genome segment CTAGCTACCTATAAGAAAATGGCAGATATGACTCAAACATGGTCCTGTTTTATTAATTGCTGATCAATGGACTGTTAGCAAGCCCTCCTCTGCAACATTGTTATTGGGGCACAGGAATGTTAGATTTGCCTTAAAATGTTAAGTTAATTGTCACTGAAGTTGGTGGTTACTACTGGTTTCAGTTCCAAGGTGAGAAAAACTGTCCTCCATATTGTGTTTTGGTAAGGGCTCGGAGTGATGCCACGCACCTGTAGTACCCCTTTTCCTAACCAGGGTGAATTCTGGTTGTCAGGGGTCTAAAGGGGTGGTCTGGGCCATCTAACTAAAATTAAATAACCCCAGGTGTGTTCTCGTTCCCTATTCAACTACTCTTAGTATAGCCTGACCCGTTATCTAACCACTACAAGAAAATGTACACCAAGCAATGTCTCAGCTGAGAATTTGTATTAATAATATGTAGGAATAAGAAAAACGTATCTTATACCGTCTGGCCTTCATAGGAGGATCCAAAGTTTAATGACCAATAAAATGAATAAGATATGGTCACTTGCAATAAAATTATTCACTCAACCAATAACCAAAGCTGTTGATTCTCCGGAGGAACTTGAACAGCCCACAAACCAGGGGCTCAGCTTCTTACAGGGCAGGcggagtgggaggttcctggtggagagccagacACGATCACCAGGATAGAACACGGGAGCCTCAATGTGGTGGTGATCCGCCTATTCCTTCTGGTGGCAGACGGCTCACTGGAGCCTCACTTGGGCATCGTTCCAAACCTCATCTGTGTGCCTGAACTCGTCTACCGCAGGAGCTTCGGTCTGGCTCAGAGTCCATGGCGCCAGGCCTGGCTgataacccagaacacactggaagggagtctGCCCGGTGGAGGAGTGACACAATGAATTCTGGGCGTACTCCGCCCAGGGAAGGAATCGGGCCCACTCCccctgccggtcctggcagtgactTCTCACGAATCTCCCCAGTTCCTGATTCATCCTCTCCCCCTGCCCGTTAGACTCAGGCCTGTACCCGGAAGTGAGGTTGAAATAGTGCGGGTAATACCTGGGTGTCCAGCGGCGAGCAGGGGAtgtgtgtgcccaggtcaacAGCCAATCCCTCAGCTCCATGGGGACTTAGATGTGCTCAGGAGGACAGGTAGCAGGCGCGGGTACCCTCTCCAAAGCCTGGCGGATGTCCACATCTACGTCCCAAAACACGGGGCCAATGATATGGGAGGACGGAATGGTGTGCTGGAGAGCACTCACAGGACTCTCAACTGACGTAGAACCACAAGGTAAGGGAAAGCAGGTCTACAGACATCTGGGTGCCCATGCAGTGATTTTCAACCTCGACCAGGAGAGGTTGCCTTTGTGTACGGAAACCCTGgtgatgaggaaggtgagggtgagtggtgctgtgatgtgcGTGATAGTGCCGGATCTCAATGGTTGTTTATCCAAGGCTTGAaccgggaaaggagaggagaatgggTACGTGGTGATGTTCAGGTAGGAGACAAGGGTCTGGTGGATAAAATTCCCTGCGGCACCAGAGTCCACTAGAGCTATAGAGACaacacctgagggacagccaaccAATGAAATGGAAAACAGCAAGGGTTTGGAGGAAAACAATGATGAAGGAATACTCATGCCTACACTGCGAGACGGATGATCACGGGGCTGTCCCTCTGCCGGGTTGGGATGCACCGGACACCGCTGGAGCCAGTGCCCCTCCTGACCGCAATAGCTGTCTCCGGCAACGTTGCTCTGCCGTGGCGAGGTGTGTGAACCCTATCTCCATAGGTTCAGGCTCTGCCCCAGGACGCTCAAAAGAGTGGGGTGAGGGGCAATGGAGGCGCCGGAACTCCAGAAGAAGGTTGTCCAGGTTGATGGCCATCACTATGAGCGCGTCCTCTGAAAGGTTGTCGTCCTGGCATGCCAACTCCTTCTGGACCTTCTCGCGCAGTCCTCTTCAGAAATAAGGTGCGCAGCACCGGCTCATCCCATCCCCTGGAGGCTGCCACAGTCTAGAAGGTGAGGGCATATTCTGCAGCGGTCTGGGCACCCTGCCGGAGTTAGAGTGGATGGTCGAAGACCAccctgaacagagccatgaacccctcgtaggaacccagctcctcctctcctgtcctcgctCCCAGACGGCTGTAGCCCACTCCAACGCCCGCCCAGTTAGCAGGGAAATGACCATGGCAAGCCTGCgttgccaagattgtgcaaagctgttatcaaggcaaagggtggctactttgaagaatctaaaatattaaatatattttgttttgatttaacactttttttggttactacatgattccatatgtgttatttcatagttttgacgtcttcactattattctacaatgtagaaaatagtaaaaataaagataaaccctggaaagggtaggtgtgtccaaactttttaccaGGACTGTAAGTTAATTAAGATATGTACCATGGGCCTGCATCACTTATAGGCCAATCGGTGTCATTCTTTTTGACTGAGTTCCTCATGGCGCCTACTTTCTGTGTGCCATATTAGAAAACAAGTTATCAATCTATGCTTGAGTTGTTTGACCAAAAATATTTTAAGACTAACAATAGGTTTCATCCCTAATAAAACTAGCAGCACTGAGGTCCTTGAGGCCTGGGTTTGAATACTCCCTGGCAAATCAAAACTTATAACAACAGCTTGGAAAGGCCCACATcatataccttttttttttaaatgattgttTCAACAGTTGGTCGAAGCTAACATAATCACTTTTATGAAGAGTGAGTTGAAGAGGTTCGAGAGGCTTCTGAGTCCAGGCTCTGAGAGTCAGGGAGAAGATGAGGAAGTGGTGGACGGTGAAGATGAGGAGAAGCAGAGGAGTGCCAGAGAGGCGGCTCTAAAGATCACGCTGCACGTCCTGATGAACATGGATCAGAAGGAGctcgctgacacactggagaaaagtaGGTGCTCTATGCTTTAATCTTCAATGCCTCATGGGTCATTCTTGAATTGCAGGGGCATTTGTGTCCCTTGTCTTTTCAACCATGAAAACACTTTAAAATGACAAATAGGTACGCATCATACATGTTTTTATTGGTATTGAACTGTTTATCCATTGTAAAACTTAATGCAAGTCCTTTATACTGCAAAACTTTGTTTATGCATTGTTTAAAGTACTTGGGGCAAGCAAATTGGCTTCCCCCAGTATTGATGAGTAGAGTTGTAGTGGCATGTTTTGGGGATTTAGAGATATCTATCTATTATTTTGAAtgctagtgtcacgtcctgaccagtagagggagtatttgttattgtagtttggtcaggacttgGCAGAGGATATTTGTTTTATGCGGTCCGGGGGTTGTGTgaattgtagaggggtgttttatttatgtgttccagggttttgggtgtatgttctggttATTGGTATTCTAGGGTTTTCtggtttgtgtatttctttgttgtctgtgtggctctcaatcaggaacagctgtacttcgttgttcctgattgagagtcatatataaggagcttgttttcacctggggttttctgggtagttgtcttttgcactgctcgttatagcctgtaaaactgtcgtctgctgttctttgttttgttgttttttttcttggtctctttatttaataaatataaagatgagcatccacattcctgctgcgttttggtcatcaaTACACAACGGCACCCGTGACAGCTAGAAAGTAAACAAAAGCATTTAACATATTGTATAGATCAATTAAAATCACTCATTACGAAGATATACAAGGACCTTGAGCATTCCAGTGACAAACCGTTATTGTGGGAGGAGTCTATATTAAAGAAAATTCTTAGCTAATCATACCCTTTTAGTAGGTCATACATTTGAGGATTCCATAGATAATTTGTTGTCTAAATACAGTGTCATTGGTGTTACTCAATTTAAATGAAGGGAAATTACATTGTGAGCTAAATAAGTAATCCTATTACTTTAGTAAATTATTTTTTTAAGGGTACATTACCTTATTTTAGCATCTGTGGCCTCCATTTAAGAAAATTCTCAATTACCAAAAATGTGTAATTTGTGTTACTACTCCAACTGGTGGCACAATGTTATCATAATAGAACAATTATTCAAAGTCATTAAGCTGACATATTAGTTGATTTAGAATGGGAAGATGTTTTAGATCTAGAAACATTATTTAttctgtggagtcacagaggaaggttGTGCTTTTCTAGCTTCAGCTGTCAGCTCAAATCCCTCCCACCTGAGAGAgttggacctgagctacaataaCCCTGGAGACTCAGGGAAACTGCTCTCTTCTctactggaggatccacactatAAACTGCAGACACTCAGGTAAAAACATTAACATTGGTTATTATTTCCCATCAAAAAAATAAGTCCTTGATTCtaactgtctgttcttctgctgtTCTTCCAGTGTGGACCATGATTCAGAGTGCTGGTTAAAATCAGCACTGAGAAAATGTAAGTCTCAATACCATTCGGAATCAGAGTAAAATTACTGTTGTTTAATGTTTCCCAGGGATAACATTTATTTGGAATATACGAGATTATACTTGATTTTCAAAAATGTTACCAATACTATATGATCTAAATAAACTTGAAATAAAACTACACAACGATGCCAAACTATTCTCTTGATGTGTTATGTATCATCAGATGCCTGTGAGCTCACACCAGACCTCAACACCATACACCCTCAACTGTACCTGACTCAGGGGAACAGGAAGCTGGTGCATGACTCCAAAGGACATCAGAACAACTATCCTGAGCACCCAGAGAGGTTTGACCAGTGGACTCAGATGCTGTGTAGAGAGCCTCTTTCTGGGCGCTGCTACTGGGAGGCAGAGTGGGAGGGTTATGGGGCTTATGTAGGGCTGACATATAGAAGACTTGTTAGGAAAGGAGGGAATAATGACTGTGCGATTGGTTACAATGACATGTCCTGGA includes the following:
- the LOC106573619 gene encoding tripartite motif-containing protein 16 isoform X1 — protein: MWNDPITTSTDMLQVLSLCASDSVQQERPVSPGPSCVSLKSDKSMGHPIEFSKDKQRVQQETPDSSVPSGVSFKSDKSMGHPPEFSQEDVSTDQSVQSPQSHQMDLSSILKLVEANIITFMKSELKRFERLLSPGSESQGEDEEVVDGEDEEKQRSAREAALKITLHVLMNMDQKELADTLEKTSAVSSNPSHLRELDLSYNNPGDSGKLLSSLLEDPHYKLQTLSVDHDSECWLKSALRKYACELTPDLNTIHPQLYLTQGNRKLVHDSKGHQNNYPEHPERFDQWTQMLCREPLSGRCYWEAEWEGYGAYVGLTYRRLVRKGGNNDCAIGYNDMSWSLYCNDKSYDAFHNIKSTPILLPSSSSRRVGVYLDWQGATLSFYSVSSDTLTHLHTFHATFTEPLYVVLWPWLDSAITLCRVRQF
- the LOC106573619 gene encoding tripartite motif-containing protein 16 isoform X3, which translates into the protein MGHPIEFSKDKQRVQQETPDSSVPSGVSFKSDKSMGHPPEFSQEDVSTDQSVQSPQSHQMDLSSILKLVEANIITFMKSELKRFERLLSPGSESQGEDEEVVDGEDEEKQRSAREAALKITLHVLMNMDQKELADTLEKTSAVSSNPSHLRELDLSYNNPGDSGKLLSSLLEDPHYKLQTLSVDHDSECWLKSALRKYACELTPDLNTIHPQLYLTQGNRKLVHDSKGHQNNYPEHPERFDQWTQMLCREPLSGRCYWEAEWEGYGAYVGLTYRRLVRKGGNNDCAIGYNDMSWSLYCNDKSYDAFHNIKSTPILLPSSSSRRVGVYLDWQGATLSFYSVSSDTLTHLHTFHATFTEPLYVVLWPWLDSAITLCRVRQF
- the LOC106573619 gene encoding tripartite motif-containing protein 16 isoform X2, which codes for MGHPIEFRKGTISTEQSVQQERPVSPGPSCVSLKSDKSMGHPIEFSKDKQRVQQETPDSSVPSGVSFKSDKSMGHPPEFSQEDVSTDQSVQSPQSHQMDLSSILKLVEANIITFMKSELKRFERLLSPGSESQGEDEEVVDGEDEEKQRSAREAALKITLHVLMNMDQKELADTLEKTSAVSSNPSHLRELDLSYNNPGDSGKLLSSLLEDPHYKLQTLSVDHDSECWLKSALRKYACELTPDLNTIHPQLYLTQGNRKLVHDSKGHQNNYPEHPERFDQWTQMLCREPLSGRCYWEAEWEGYGAYVGLTYRRLVRKGGNNDCAIGYNDMSWSLYCNDKSYDAFHNIKSTPILLPSSSSRRVGVYLDWQGATLSFYSVSSDTLTHLHTFHATFTEPLYVVLWPWLDSAITLCRVRQF